The following proteins are encoded in a genomic region of Alnus glutinosa chromosome 8, dhAlnGlut1.1, whole genome shotgun sequence:
- the LOC133876010 gene encoding uncharacterized protein LOC133876010 has translation MEELKGLNLKAHEYLEKVDPRTWCRGWFNASTKCDLLHNNLAECLNSWILKFRDKTILTMLEGIRGNLMRRYQRKRDAIRAMEGNVGPKIKEKLEIEEDEASHCTPSFAGDSLFEVDCKGRKYVVNLCQRTCGCRKWDVSGIPCCHAISAIWHGGGNPDDYLSHYFGKEMYLKAYAPIIYPVPSEEQWVRTNQPKIEPPKSRATIGRPKKVRNKGADETSNPYSVRKGGKKNQCGMCKKYGHNTRTCTVRMRHVERQQRRRTSYREHAADTDCNLDRLGESSSAPSMGHSSAPTSSAPSIVPTRGRGRKRVRARGEGTSSTSTAPSRGEKSTRGTGASTTSIAPSRGEKSTRGTGASTTSTAPSWGEKSTRGTGASTRYTRKKASTSLATRSRVGGRLRAHPTQTNPNTRGKVMLDLTGNPSGPPKVLGGGPACSWGPPKVVGGITFRLTPPDFDINKTKVTSSDIPPPVGKKDKGKKKIWQV, from the exons ATGGAGGAGCTCAAGGGACTAAACCTTAAAGCACATGAGTACCTAGAAAAAGTTGACCCTAGAACCTGGTGTAGAGGATGGTTCAACGCAAGCACAAAGTGTGACCTTCTGCACAACAACTTAGCTGAGTGCTTAAATAGCTGGATCCTTAAGTTTCGGGATAAGACCATCTTGACAATGTTGGAAGGAATCAGGGGCAACTTAATGAGAAGGTACCAAAGGAAGAGAGATGCTATAAGGGCCATGGAGGGGAATGTGgggccaaaaattaaagagaagttGGAGATAGAGGAAGATGAGGCCAGCCATTGTACACCAAGTTTTGCTGGTGATAGTTTATTTGAGGTTGATTGCAAGGGCAGGAAGTATGTGGTCAATTTGTGCCAGAGAACATGTGGGTGTAGAAAATGGGATGTCTCTGGCATCCCATGTTGTCATGCCATCTCGGCAATATGGCATGGTGGAGGCAACCCAGATGATTATTTGAGTCATTACTTTGGAAAGGAGATGTACTTAAAGGCATATGCACCCATCATTTACCCTGTACCAAGTGAGGAGCAATGGGTTAGGACAAATCAACCGAAGATTGAACCACCTAAGTCAAGAGCAACTATAGGTAGACCTAAGAAAGTTAGAAATAAAGGTGCTGATGAGACATCAAATCCATACTCAGTTAGAAAGGGTGGCAAGAAGAACCAATGTGGGATGTGCAAGAAATATGGTCACAATACAAGAACATGCACTGTTAGGATGAGGCATGTTGAAAGACAACAACGTAGGAGAACTTCCTACAGAGAACATGCTGCAGATACTGACTGCAATCTTGACAGG TTGGGTGAATCCTCCAGTGCACCATCTATGGGCCATTCTAGTGCACCAACATCTAGTGCCCCATCTATTGTACCAACAAGGGGTCGGGGTCGAAAAAGGGTAAGAGCAAGAGGAGAGGGTACAAGCAGTACATCTACTGCACCAAGTAGGGGTGAGAAGAGCACTAGAGGAACGGGTGCAAGCACTACATCTATTGCACCAAGTAGGGGTGAGAAGAGCACTAGAGGAACGGGTGCAAGCACTACATCTACTGCACCAAGTTGGGGTGAGAAGAGCACTAGAGGAACGGGTGCAAGCACAAGATATACTAGGAAGAAGGCCAGTACCAGTTTGGCAACTAGAAGCAGAGTTGGTGGAAGATTGAGAGCACATCCTACACAAACTAACCCAAACACTCGAGGAAAGGTGATGCTTGACCTCACTGGGAACCCTTCTGGACCACCCAAGGTTCTAGGAGGTGGACCTGCATGCTCATGGGGTCCTCCCAAGGTTGTAGGTGGCATAACTTTCAGACTAACTCCCCCTGACTTTGACATAAACAAGACAAAAGTAACAAGTTCTGACATTCCTCCACCTGTAGGCAAAAAGgataaaggaaagaagaagatttggcaAGTTTGA